The following proteins come from a genomic window of Bacillota bacterium:
- a CDS encoding PilN domain-containing protein, with protein MNYELNLHVKGSKLKTLFFKSQIGKLLLMILLFLFVSTLYGGSLTYRNYLKKDLEYMQREISHLSETVEPLQQMLNEIETAGILMQLEEQILAESNSWALYLDKLTTNVPESLFIENINCTSDKTISIRGYSSNMHTAASFQQKIEELEFIYSAVLSAVNLNDTGVYNYSIYAVLD; from the coding sequence TTGAACTACGAACTAAACCTTCACGTTAAAGGCTCAAAGTTAAAGACACTGTTCTTTAAATCGCAAATCGGCAAATTGCTGCTCATGATTCTACTATTCTTATTTGTGTCCACCCTTTACGGCGGTTCTTTGACCTACCGTAACTATCTAAAAAAAGATCTGGAATACATGCAAAGAGAAATCAGCCATCTTTCAGAAACAGTTGAGCCCTTACAACAGATGTTAAACGAAATTGAAACTGCCGGCATACTGATGCAGCTGGAAGAACAGATACTTGCCGAATCAAATTCCTGGGCTCTTTACCTGGATAAACTTACAACTAATGTTCCGGAGAGCCTGTTTATCGAAAATATCAACTGCACCAGTGATAAAACTATCTCTATCCGGGGTTACAGTTCTAATATGCACACTGCAGCTTCTTTTCAACAGAAAATCGAAGAATTGGAGTTTATCTATTCGGCCGTATTAAGTGCTGTAAATCTTAATGATACCGGTGTATATAACTACTCAATATATGCGGTTCTTGATTAA
- a CDS encoding type II secretion system F family protein, with protein MEIKYIYKARDIEGKKIKGELYAPDRKSALGKLQAGGLVVTKLTESSIFSLSQKLKRLGLLKRFGFSRYSGRELMLFTRQFSTMLSAGVPILRILHILSGKMEKHSFRKRLITVAAAVEEGSSLSDAMRRELDYFPLLLVNMVEAGETSGKLDEVMDKMADHFEKQHDLEEKIRTATAYPVVITVISIVVVAVMLLFVLPRFAGIFESYGMDMPLVSALFLSLGQIIIGYWPFILTMVLLLPIALIYTANTVKGKSINDNLKFRLPFYGTIYRQIVAARFARTFSTLLSSGTSLHRSLMLVDRVIDNREVSEAIKDLSDALYAGDSIYKPMRTSRVFPPLLVEMIRIGEETGALDQTLDKTADYYEREISYLVGRLSTILEPALLLLVGTFIGMIVYSVLSPMYRVFELI; from the coding sequence ATGGAGATAAAATACATTTATAAGGCAAGAGATATTGAGGGGAAAAAGATAAAAGGTGAATTATACGCACCGGACAGGAAATCAGCGTTGGGAAAACTCCAGGCAGGTGGATTGGTTGTAACCAAGCTTACAGAAAGCTCCATATTTTCTCTATCTCAAAAGCTGAAACGCCTGGGACTACTTAAAAGGTTTGGTTTCAGTCGTTACTCCGGCAGGGAATTGATGTTGTTCACCCGCCAGTTTTCAACCATGCTCTCGGCAGGCGTGCCTATACTGCGAATCCTGCATATCCTCTCCGGGAAGATGGAAAAACATTCTTTCAGAAAAAGACTTATTACTGTCGCTGCTGCGGTCGAGGAAGGCAGCAGCCTTTCTGATGCCATGCGCAGAGAATTGGACTACTTCCCCCTACTGCTGGTCAATATGGTTGAAGCAGGGGAAACCAGTGGAAAACTTGATGAAGTGATGGATAAAATGGCCGATCATTTTGAAAAACAGCATGATCTAGAAGAGAAAATTCGCACTGCGACTGCTTACCCGGTTGTCATAACTGTCATATCGATCGTGGTAGTTGCAGTGATGCTCCTTTTTGTCCTCCCCCGCTTTGCCGGGATATTTGAATCCTATGGCATGGATATGCCGCTAGTCAGCGCACTTTTTCTTTCTTTAGGTCAGATAATAATCGGTTACTGGCCGTTTATCCTTACGATGGTCCTATTATTACCAATAGCCCTGATTTACACGGCTAATACTGTAAAAGGAAAATCTATAAACGACAATTTGAAATTTAGACTGCCTTTTTATGGCACTATATACCGGCAGATCGTGGCTGCCCGTTTTGCCCGTACCTTCAGTACTCTTCTTTCCAGTGGTACTTCCCTGCACAGATCCTTGATGTTGGTAGACAGGGTAATCGATAACCGGGAAGTCTCCGAGGCGATTAAAGATTTGAGCGATGCACTCTACGCTGGAGATTCAATATATAAACCGATGCGAACATCTCGGGTTTTTCCACCCTTGCTCGTTGAGATGATTCGCATCGGTGAGGAAACGGGGGCCCTGGATCAGACCCTCGATAAAACCGCAGATTATTATGAAAGAGAAATATCTTACCTGGTCGGGAGATTAAGCACTATACTTGAACCGGCTCTTCTCCTTTTAGTCGGTACGTTCATCGGAATGATCGTCTATTCTGTTTTATCACCCATGTACCGGGTCTTTGAATTGATCTAG